A region from the Desulfuromonas acetexigens genome encodes:
- the secY gene encoding preprotein translocase subunit SecY, with protein sequence MIKAIQNIFSIPELRRRVLFTLCMLAVYRVGCHVPTPGVDAQVLAKFFEGTEGTLLGLVSAFTGGALERMTVFALGIMPYISASIILQLLAVVFEPVERLKNEGEQGRKVLTRWTRYGTIFLSIIQGTGIAIGLQTMRGPAGEFVVPDQGMGFILLTVITLTAGTAFIMWLGEQITERGIGNGISLIIFAGIVANMPAAIVNSVRLLRTGALTPLVGIAVLVLMIAVIMAIVFMERGQRRLPIHYAKRVVGMRNYGGQTSHLPLKVNMSGVIPPIFASSIIMFPATVANLVDVTWVQTLASMMTPDHWLYNVFFVALIIFFCYFYTAVTFNPVDVAENVKKQGGYIPGIRPGKPTADYIDIVLGRLTFAGAIYISAVCVLPTILIGEFGLPFYFGGTSLLIVVGVGMDTASQIEAHLISRSYEGFMKGVTLKGRHG encoded by the coding sequence TTGATAAAAGCCATCCAGAACATATTCAGTATTCCTGAACTCAGGAGACGGGTCCTCTTTACCCTGTGCATGCTGGCTGTTTATCGGGTGGGTTGTCATGTGCCTACTCCTGGGGTTGATGCACAGGTGCTGGCTAAGTTTTTCGAGGGGACCGAAGGCACTCTGCTGGGCCTAGTAAGTGCCTTTACCGGTGGTGCTCTTGAGCGCATGACGGTGTTTGCTCTGGGAATCATGCCTTACATCAGCGCCTCCATTATTCTGCAGTTGCTGGCCGTGGTCTTTGAACCGGTTGAGCGGTTAAAGAATGAGGGGGAGCAGGGCCGTAAGGTTTTGACCCGCTGGACCCGTTACGGGACTATTTTTCTCTCGATCATTCAGGGCACCGGGATTGCCATAGGGCTGCAAACCATGCGCGGTCCCGCTGGAGAATTTGTTGTTCCTGATCAGGGCATGGGCTTTATTCTGCTGACAGTCATTACCTTGACAGCGGGTACTGCCTTTATCATGTGGTTGGGCGAACAGATTACCGAACGCGGCATTGGCAATGGTATTTCCTTAATTATTTTCGCTGGAATTGTCGCTAATATGCCGGCGGCGATTGTCAACTCCGTACGACTGTTGCGGACCGGTGCGCTGACACCGTTGGTCGGAATTGCGGTTCTGGTTTTGATGATTGCCGTCATCATGGCCATTGTTTTTATGGAGCGCGGACAGCGCCGTTTGCCGATTCACTATGCCAAGCGGGTCGTGGGCATGCGAAATTATGGTGGCCAGACTAGCCATTTGCCGCTCAAGGTCAACATGAGTGGGGTTATCCCCCCGATTTTCGCCAGCTCCATAATCATGTTTCCGGCGACTGTCGCGAATCTGGTGGATGTTACCTGGGTTCAAACCTTGGCTTCCATGATGACTCCCGACCACTGGTTGTATAATGTTTTTTTCGTTGCATTAATCATCTTCTTCTGTTACTTCTACACGGCTGTGACTTTCAACCCTGTTGACGTTGCCGAAAATGTGAAAAAGCAGGGGGGCTACATCCCTGGCATACGTCCCGGAAAACCAACGGCGGATTATATCGATATCGTCCTGGGTCGGCTGACCTTTGCCGGCGCTATTTATATTTCGGCTGTTTGTGTTTTGCCAACCATTTTGATTGGCGAATTTGGGCTGCCTTTCTATTTTGGCGGCACGTCCCTCTTGATTGTGGTTGGTGTTGGCATGGACACCGCATCCCAGATAGAAGCCCATCTGATCTCCAGGTCCTATGAGGGTTTCATGAAGGGTGTGACTCTCAAGGGCCGTCATGGCTAG
- the rplO gene encoding 50S ribosomal protein L15, whose translation MDLSNLQPAFGSTKNRKRLGRGHGSGTGKTAGKGHKGQKARSGGSIKAGFEGGQMPLQRRLPKRGFTPLSKKVYSLVNLRDLDVFEAGSVVDLAAFGKAGLVKEVLDGIKVLGDGELTKALTVQAHKFSKSAQEKIEAAGGKVEVL comes from the coding sequence ATGGATCTGAGTAATTTGCAACCGGCATTCGGTTCTACTAAAAATCGTAAGCGTCTCGGTCGTGGCCACGGTTCGGGCACAGGGAAGACTGCAGGTAAAGGCCATAAAGGGCAGAAGGCTCGCAGCGGCGGCAGCATCAAGGCTGGCTTCGAAGGCGGTCAAATGCCCCTGCAGCGCCGTCTTCCCAAGCGCGGCTTTACTCCGCTCTCGAAGAAGGTTTACTCCCTCGTCAATCTGCGGGATCTGGATGTTTTCGAGGCTGGCAGTGTTGTCGACCTTGCTGCGTTTGGCAAGGCGGGACTGGTGAAGGAAGTGCTGGATGGGATCAAAGTCCTTGGTGATGGTGAGTTGACCAAGGCCTTGACGGTTCAGGCCCATAAATTCAGCAAGTCGGCTCAGGAAAAAATTGAGGCGGCCGGCGGTAAAGTCGAGGTTCTCTAA
- the rpmD gene encoding 50S ribosomal protein L30, with amino-acid sequence MADQIKVTLKKSGIARDEYFTRVLKGLGLTKLHKTVCLKDTPEIRGMIRKVSHMVEVEDCR; translated from the coding sequence ATGGCCGATCAAATCAAGGTGACCCTGAAAAAGAGCGGCATCGCCCGCGATGAATATTTTACGCGAGTCCTCAAAGGGCTCGGTTTGACCAAGCTGCATAAGACGGTATGCCTCAAGGACACTCCGGAAATTCGCGGGATGATTCGCAAGGTATCCCATATGGTTGAAGTTGAAGACTGCCGTTAA
- the rpsE gene encoding 30S ribosomal protein S5: MQRIDPNELNLNDRVIHINRCAKVVKGGRRFSFSALVVVGDGEGHVGYGLGKAKEVPEAIRKGVEQAKKSLIKVPLRGRTIPFDVLGKFGAGKVLLKSASEGTGVIAGGAARAVLEVAGVGDILSKCLGSNNPHNVVKATVNALAQLKSAQEIMERRGLQASAE, encoded by the coding sequence TTGCAGCGCATCGATCCCAATGAACTGAACTTAAACGACCGCGTTATTCATATCAACCGTTGCGCGAAGGTCGTTAAGGGTGGCCGTCGTTTCAGCTTCTCTGCCCTGGTGGTGGTCGGCGACGGGGAAGGTCATGTCGGTTATGGACTGGGCAAGGCCAAGGAGGTTCCTGAAGCGATCCGCAAAGGGGTCGAGCAGGCCAAGAAAAGCCTTATCAAGGTTCCCCTGCGTGGGCGTACCATTCCCTTTGATGTGCTGGGTAAATTCGGCGCAGGGAAGGTTCTCCTCAAGTCAGCCTCCGAAGGTACCGGTGTAATCGCCGGCGGCGCGGCTCGCGCTGTTTTGGAAGTTGCCGGCGTTGGTGATATCCTCTCCAAGTGTCTTGGTTCCAATAACCCGCATAATGTGGTCAAGGCCACCGTGAATGCCCTGGCTCAGCTTAAGAGCGCCCAGGAAATCATGGAACGCCGCGGCCTGCAGGCGTCCGCCGAATAA
- the rplR gene encoding 50S ribosomal protein L18, whose amino-acid sequence MNVAKQRRDARAKRQVRVRKKVRGTMERPRLCVFRSAKHIYVQIIEDVTGRTLATASTANKDVAEGVNYTGNVEAAKAVGQTIAKKALEQNIKQVVFDRNGFLYHGRVKALADAAREAGLSF is encoded by the coding sequence GTGAACGTCGCAAAGCAAAGACGTGATGCCCGTGCGAAGCGGCAGGTTCGGGTGAGGAAAAAGGTCCGTGGGACCATGGAACGTCCTCGCCTGTGTGTCTTCCGTAGCGCCAAGCACATTTATGTGCAAATTATTGAGGACGTGACCGGTCGCACCCTGGCGACGGCGTCTACAGCGAACAAGGATGTGGCCGAGGGCGTAAACTACACCGGCAATGTTGAGGCCGCCAAGGCCGTCGGACAAACCATCGCCAAGAAAGCCCTGGAACAGAATATCAAGCAGGTGGTTTTTGACCGAAACGGTTTCCTGTATCATGGCCGGGTGAAGGCTCTTGCCGACGCCGCCCGTGAAGCCGGCCTGTCTTTCTAA
- the rplF gene encoding 50S ribosomal protein L6: MSRIGKKPIVIPGGVKVSLSGETISVQGPKGQLSRRIPTQVGVSIEADSIQVSSPEGARVDSSMQGLTRTLVANMIEGVTKGYERVLEINGVGYRAEMKGAILNLALGYSHAVEYPLPKGIDAEVEKQTKITLKGIDKELIGATAAKIRSFRAPEPYKGKGIKYAEERILRKAGKTGKK, from the coding sequence ATGTCGAGAATTGGGAAAAAACCCATTGTGATTCCGGGCGGAGTCAAGGTTTCCCTTTCCGGGGAGACCATCAGTGTGCAAGGCCCCAAGGGTCAGCTCAGCCGCCGGATTCCCACGCAGGTCGGAGTCTCCATCGAGGCCGACAGCATCCAGGTCAGTTCTCCGGAAGGTGCGCGCGTGGATAGCTCCATGCAAGGCCTCACCAGGACCTTGGTGGCTAACATGATCGAAGGTGTTACCAAGGGATATGAGCGTGTTCTTGAAATTAACGGCGTCGGTTATCGCGCCGAGATGAAGGGCGCGATTCTCAATTTGGCACTGGGTTACTCCCATGCTGTTGAGTATCCTCTGCCCAAGGGAATTGACGCCGAGGTCGAGAAGCAGACTAAGATCACTCTGAAGGGAATCGATAAGGAACTGATCGGAGCGACCGCCGCCAAGATCCGTTCTTTCCGCGCCCCGGAGCCTTACAAGGGCAAGGGGATCAAGTATGCTGAAGAGCGGATTCTGCGCAAAGCCGGCAAGACCGGTAAGAAATAA
- the rpsH gene encoding 30S ribosomal protein S8 codes for MAMTDPIADMLTRIRNAGLAKHPKLDVPSSNIKEALASVLKDLGYIKNFKNISDEKQGVLRIYLKFDEDNQHVIHEIKRVSTPGRRIYVGKDEIPMVKNGLGCAILSTSKGLMDDAAARTAQVGGELLCTVW; via the coding sequence ATGGCAATGACTGATCCTATCGCGGACATGCTGACCCGCATCCGTAATGCGGGCCTGGCGAAGCATCCGAAGTTGGACGTGCCTTCGTCCAATATCAAAGAGGCCTTGGCTTCGGTGCTCAAGGATCTTGGATATATCAAGAATTTCAAGAATATCAGCGACGAAAAGCAAGGCGTGTTGCGGATCTACCTCAAGTTCGATGAGGATAATCAGCACGTCATTCATGAAATCAAGCGGGTATCTACCCCTGGTCGTCGCATCTACGTGGGGAAGGACGAAATCCCCATGGTGAAAAACGGTCTCGGGTGCGCCATCCTGTCGACTTCCAAGGGTCTGATGGATGATGCGGCTGCACGCACGGCGCAGGTGGGCGGCGAGCTCCTCTGCACCGTCTGGTAA
- a CDS encoding type Z 30S ribosomal protein S14: MAKKSMMIKASRPTKFGVRQHNRCPLCGRPRAYYRKFDMCRICLRKLASEGKLPGVIKSSW; the protein is encoded by the coding sequence GTGGCAAAAAAATCGATGATGATAAAGGCTTCGCGGCCAACCAAGTTTGGAGTTCGGCAGCATAACCGCTGCCCTCTCTGTGGCCGTCCGCGGGCGTATTATCGCAAATTTGACATGTGCCGTATTTGCCTGCGCAAGCTGGCGTCGGAAGGAAAACTTCCCGGCGTTATCAAGTCGAGCTGGTAA
- the rplE gene encoding 50S ribosomal protein L5 — translation MARLKEKYQVELVPQLKKDLQLDNVMEVPRVEKVVVNMGLGEAIQNIKILEAAVEELTNITGQKAVITKAKKSIATYKLREGMPIGCRVTLRRAQAYEFLDRLINIALPRVRDFKGVSPKGFDGRGNYTLGIREEIIFPEIDFDKIDKVKGMNVTIVTTGRTDEEGRALLAAMGMPFRK, via the coding sequence ATGGCAAGACTGAAAGAAAAATACCAGGTCGAGCTGGTCCCTCAGCTGAAAAAGGACTTGCAGCTCGACAATGTGATGGAAGTCCCCCGGGTTGAAAAAGTTGTCGTGAATATGGGTCTCGGGGAGGCCATTCAGAACATCAAAATCCTGGAGGCGGCGGTTGAGGAATTGACCAACATCACCGGGCAGAAGGCGGTCATCACGAAGGCGAAGAAGTCCATTGCGACCTATAAGCTGCGTGAAGGCATGCCGATTGGTTGCCGCGTAACCCTGCGTCGCGCTCAAGCCTATGAATTTCTTGATCGTCTGATCAATATCGCCCTTCCCCGGGTACGTGACTTCAAAGGGGTTTCCCCTAAAGGGTTCGATGGGCGCGGCAACTATACTCTTGGCATTCGCGAGGAGATTATCTTCCCCGAGATCGATTTCGATAAAATCGACAAAGTCAAGGGGATGAACGTGACCATTGTAACCACGGGCCGGACTGACGAAGAGGGCCGTGCCCTCCTAGCGGCCATGGGCATGCCTTTCAGGAAATAA
- the rplX gene encoding 50S ribosomal protein L24 — translation MAAKNLHVKKNDMVMIIAGKEKGKSGKVARVFPEKGRLTVEGLNVVKRHTRPSRTNQDGGIVEKEAPLDASNVLLLCGACGKAARTGIRVLEDGRKVRFCKKCNEIVDK, via the coding sequence ATGGCGGCTAAAAACCTTCATGTCAAAAAAAACGACATGGTGATGATCATCGCTGGCAAAGAGAAGGGGAAATCGGGCAAGGTTGCCCGGGTTTTTCCAGAGAAGGGCCGGCTTACGGTAGAAGGCTTAAATGTAGTCAAACGACACACCCGTCCTTCTCGGACCAATCAGGATGGTGGCATTGTCGAGAAAGAAGCTCCGCTGGATGCTTCCAATGTGCTGCTTCTCTGCGGCGCTTGTGGTAAAGCGGCTCGTACCGGCATCCGTGTTCTGGAAGATGGGCGCAAGGTTCGTTTCTGCAAGAAGTGTAACGAGATCGTGGATAAGTAA
- the rplN gene encoding 50S ribosomal protein L14 — MIQMQTMLDVADNSGARKLCCIKVLGGSKRKYAGLGDIIICSVKEALPNSRVKKGDVVRAVIVRTAKEVPRPDGSFIRFDKNSAVVVNAGGEPIGTRIFGPVARELRAKRFMKIVSLAPEVL; from the coding sequence ATGATCCAGATGCAGACCATGCTTGATGTCGCGGACAATTCCGGCGCCCGGAAGCTCTGCTGCATCAAGGTGCTCGGCGGCTCCAAACGCAAATACGCCGGCCTTGGAGATATCATTATTTGCTCCGTAAAAGAGGCCTTGCCCAATTCGCGGGTCAAGAAAGGCGATGTGGTGCGTGCCGTTATTGTAAGAACGGCCAAGGAGGTTCCCCGCCCGGATGGCTCGTTCATCCGCTTTGATAAGAATTCCGCCGTGGTGGTCAATGCCGGGGGGGAGCCCATCGGAACCCGAATCTTTGGACCCGTCGCCCGTGAACTCCGCGCCAAGCGCTTTATGAAAATTGTATCTCTGGCGCCTGAAGTCCTTTAA
- the rpsQ gene encoding 30S ribosomal protein S17 gives MTTERGNRKTRVGIVVSDKMDKTVVVKVDQLVKHPIYKKYIKRKVTCKAHDERNDCAVGDKVLIVETRPLSRDKRWRVREILEKHVTV, from the coding sequence ATGACGACTGAACGTGGAAACAGAAAGACCCGGGTTGGGATCGTGGTCAGTGACAAGATGGATAAGACCGTCGTAGTCAAGGTTGACCAGCTGGTAAAGCATCCCATCTACAAAAAATACATCAAGCGCAAGGTTACCTGCAAAGCCCATGACGAGCGCAATGACTGCGCCGTTGGTGACAAGGTGCTTATCGTGGAGACCAGGCCGCTGTCTCGTGACAAGCGGTGGAGAGTCCGCGAAATCCTCGAAAAACATGTAACCGTTTAG
- the rpmC gene encoding 50S ribosomal protein L29 produces the protein MKASEMVALDIEELRKKSEELSQELFNLRFQLHTGHLENTARIPQIKKDIARVNTVLRQKQG, from the coding sequence ATGAAGGCTAGTGAAATGGTGGCCCTCGATATTGAGGAACTGCGTAAGAAATCTGAAGAACTCAGCCAGGAACTGTTCAATCTGCGGTTCCAGTTGCATACCGGACATCTGGAAAATACCGCGCGAATTCCTCAGATCAAAAAGGATATTGCCCGGGTTAACACCGTGCTGCGGCAGAAACAGGGATAG
- the rplP gene encoding 50S ribosomal protein L16, translating to MLMPKKVKHRKTFKGRMKGAAKGGTELNFGDFGLQAIECGWLSSRQIEAARRAMTRYIKRGGKIWIRVFPDKPLTRKPAETRMGKGKGSPDSWVAVVKPGVMLYEMQGVDVEAAREAFRLSANKLPMKTKFVMREDIANEG from the coding sequence ATGTTAATGCCCAAGAAGGTTAAACATAGAAAGACATTCAAGGGGCGCATGAAAGGCGCTGCCAAGGGTGGTACCGAGCTCAACTTCGGGGATTTCGGTCTGCAGGCCATTGAATGTGGTTGGCTGTCGTCCCGGCAAATCGAAGCTGCTCGTCGGGCCATGACCCGCTACATCAAGCGTGGCGGGAAAATCTGGATTCGGGTTTTCCCGGATAAACCCTTGACCCGTAAGCCCGCCGAAACCCGTATGGGTAAGGGAAAAGGTTCTCCGGATAGTTGGGTTGCCGTGGTCAAGCCCGGGGTAATGCTTTATGAAATGCAGGGGGTTGACGTAGAAGCAGCCCGCGAGGCCTTCCGGCTTTCCGCCAATAAGCTCCCGATGAAGACCAAGTTCGTGATGAGGGAGGATATTGCCAATGAAGGCTAG
- the rpsC gene encoding 30S ribosomal protein S3: MGQKVHPVGFRLGVIKTWESKWYAEADYAKLLHEDIKLRNYLKKRLYHAGISKIELERAANKAKINIFAARPGIIIGKKGSEVEALKKELAKLTDKEVFINIQEVRKPEIDAQLVAENVALQLERRVAFRRAMKKSVSMALKFGGQGIKITCSGRLGGAEMSRTEWYREGRVPLHTLRADIDYGFAEAKTTYGIIGVKVLIFKGEVLAREQH; this comes from the coding sequence TTGGGCCAGAAAGTACATCCCGTAGGATTTCGGTTGGGAGTCATCAAAACCTGGGAATCCAAGTGGTATGCAGAGGCGGATTACGCCAAGCTGCTCCATGAAGACATCAAGCTTCGGAATTACCTCAAAAAACGGCTTTATCACGCCGGTATTTCCAAGATTGAATTGGAGCGTGCGGCGAATAAGGCGAAGATTAACATTTTCGCCGCTCGTCCAGGCATTATCATCGGCAAGAAGGGTTCTGAGGTCGAGGCGCTCAAGAAAGAGCTGGCCAAACTCACCGACAAGGAAGTCTTCATTAATATCCAGGAAGTTCGCAAGCCTGAGATCGATGCCCAGTTGGTGGCGGAGAATGTGGCCCTGCAATTGGAGCGTCGAGTTGCTTTCCGCCGCGCGATGAAGAAGAGCGTCAGCATGGCACTCAAGTTTGGCGGCCAGGGAATCAAGATCACCTGCAGCGGTCGTCTGGGTGGGGCCGAGATGAGCCGTACCGAATGGTACCGCGAGGGGCGCGTGCCCCTGCATACTCTCCGCGCCGATATCGACTATGGGTTCGCCGAGGCGAAGACCACTTATGGCATCATCGGTGTCAAAGTGCTTATCTTCAAGGGCGAAGTTCTCGCGCGGGAACAGCACTAA
- the rplV gene encoding 50S ribosomal protein L22, which produces MEARAKLSYARLSPQKTRLVVDMVRGKGVQDALNILKFSPQKAAAIVSKLVSSAVANAEQKGVSDIDRLMIKHISVDQGPVLKRFMPRAQGRATKIRKPTSHITVILDEK; this is translated from the coding sequence ATGGAAGCCAGAGCAAAACTGAGTTACGCGCGTCTTTCTCCCCAGAAAACCCGTCTGGTGGTGGACATGGTGCGTGGCAAGGGCGTTCAGGATGCGCTGAATATCCTCAAGTTCTCTCCGCAAAAGGCCGCGGCCATTGTTAGTAAGTTGGTCAGTTCAGCGGTTGCCAATGCGGAACAGAAGGGGGTATCTGACATCGACCGTCTGATGATCAAGCATATCAGTGTCGACCAAGGCCCGGTTCTCAAGCGCTTCATGCCCCGGGCACAGGGTCGGGCAACGAAGATCCGTAAACCGACGAGTCACATTACTGTGATTCTTGACGAAAAGTAG
- the rpsS gene encoding 30S ribosomal protein S19 produces MARSIKKGPYVEESLLRKIEAEGGASNKKVIKTWSRRSTIVPEFVGLTFAVNNGKKFIPVFVTENMVGHKLGEFAPTRTYFGHGADKKSKKR; encoded by the coding sequence GTGGCTAGATCAATCAAGAAGGGGCCGTACGTCGAGGAAAGCCTTTTGCGTAAAATTGAAGCTGAAGGTGGTGCTAGCAATAAAAAGGTCATCAAGACCTGGTCGCGGCGCTCCACAATCGTCCCTGAATTTGTAGGCCTGACCTTCGCCGTGAATAACGGCAAGAAGTTCATTCCGGTATTTGTTACCGAGAACATGGTCGGCCACAAACTCGGCGAGTTCGCCCCGACCCGGACTTACTTCGGCCATGGCGCGGACAAGAAAAGCAAGAAGAGATAA
- the rplB gene encoding 50S ribosomal protein L2, whose protein sequence is MAIKKFKPTSPGRRNMTSSSFEEITTSTPEKSLVAPLKRTGGRNNYGRITKRHTGGGHKRKYRIIDFKRDKKDIPAKVVSIEYDPNRSSRIALLNYADGEKRYIIAPLGISVGDTLVASEQADIKPGNALTIRAIPLGTWVHNVELRVGKGGQLARSAGTYAMIAAKEGKYAQLRLPSGEVRLVLQGCCATVGQVGNPEHENIQIGKAGRNRWLGKRPQSRGVAMNPVDHPHGGGEGKSSGGRHPVTPWGVPTKGYKTRTNKRTDKFIIRRRKK, encoded by the coding sequence ATGGCGATCAAAAAGTTTAAACCGACCTCGCCGGGTCGTCGTAACATGACCTCTTCCTCTTTTGAGGAGATCACGACTTCCACTCCCGAGAAGTCCCTTGTTGCGCCCCTGAAACGTACCGGTGGCCGCAACAACTATGGTCGTATTACCAAGCGGCACACTGGGGGCGGGCACAAGCGCAAGTACAGAATTATTGACTTCAAGCGGGACAAGAAAGACATTCCGGCTAAGGTCGTTTCTATCGAATACGACCCGAATCGTTCCTCCCGTATCGCTTTGCTGAACTATGCCGACGGCGAGAAACGCTATATTATCGCTCCTCTCGGAATCTCTGTGGGGGATACTCTGGTTGCGAGCGAGCAGGCGGACATCAAGCCCGGCAATGCGTTGACGATCCGTGCCATCCCTCTGGGAACCTGGGTTCATAACGTCGAGTTGCGGGTCGGCAAGGGCGGGCAGCTTGCCCGTAGCGCTGGAACCTACGCGATGATTGCCGCCAAGGAAGGGAAGTACGCTCAGCTGCGTCTGCCTTCCGGTGAGGTCCGGTTGGTTCTGCAGGGTTGCTGCGCTACCGTTGGCCAGGTCGGGAATCCGGAGCATGAAAATATCCAGATCGGCAAAGCCGGTCGGAATCGCTGGCTGGGCAAGCGTCCGCAGAGCCGTGGTGTGGCTATGAACCCCGTCGACCATCCCCATGGTGGTGGCGAAGGGAAGAGCTCCGGCGGGCGGCATCCGGTCACTCCTTGGGGTGTTCCGACCAAGGGGTACAAGACCCGGACCAACAAGCGTACCGACAAGTTCATTATCCGGCGGCGCAAGAAATAA
- a CDS encoding 50S ribosomal protein L23, translated as MKPLHQIIKRPLITEKTSLQKEIGQIVAFEVSVDANKIEIKQAVEKAFDVKVKNVNTSLVAGKVKRVGRQFGKRSNWKKAYVTLEEGSSIDFFGV; from the coding sequence ATGAAACCGCTGCATCAGATTATTAAAAGGCCGTTGATTACGGAGAAAACCAGCCTGCAAAAGGAGATAGGGCAGATCGTTGCCTTTGAGGTTTCTGTTGACGCCAATAAGATCGAGATCAAACAGGCCGTTGAAAAAGCGTTCGACGTGAAGGTCAAGAACGTCAACACTTCGCTGGTGGCCGGCAAGGTCAAGCGTGTCGGTCGGCAGTTTGGCAAGCGGTCTAACTGGAAAAAAGCATACGTGACCCTGGAAGAGGGTAGCAGTATCGACTTCTTCGGTGTCTAA
- the rplD gene encoding 50S ribosomal protein L4, which produces MASVVVYDINKNQVSQRELSDMVFNDVVRGYLIHDMVRFQLAARRQGTADTKTRSEVSGGGKKPYKQKGTGNARQGCIRAPHYVGGGAAFGPTPRDYTFKLNRKVKKAALRSALSARFQAEKLTVLNAIDLEKISTKGFTEILNRFDLDKVLVVISGANPNLELSARNLPNVKVLRAEGVNVYDVMKYPNLVVTEGAVSQLEGALAS; this is translated from the coding sequence ATGGCAAGCGTTGTTGTCTACGATATTAATAAAAATCAGGTATCCCAGCGGGAACTGTCCGACATGGTCTTCAATGACGTTGTTCGTGGCTACCTGATTCACGATATGGTCCGCTTTCAGTTGGCGGCCCGTCGCCAGGGAACGGCCGATACTAAGACCCGTAGTGAAGTTTCCGGCGGAGGCAAAAAGCCGTACAAACAGAAGGGCACCGGTAATGCCCGGCAGGGATGTATACGTGCTCCCCATTATGTGGGTGGTGGCGCGGCTTTCGGGCCGACTCCCCGGGATTACACCTTCAAACTCAACCGCAAGGTTAAGAAGGCGGCTTTGCGCAGCGCTCTTTCCGCTCGTTTTCAAGCTGAAAAACTGACTGTGCTCAATGCCATTGACCTGGAAAAAATCAGCACTAAGGGATTTACTGAGATCCTCAATCGTTTCGATCTTGATAAGGTGCTGGTTGTTATTTCCGGCGCCAATCCCAACCTTGAACTTTCTGCCCGGAATTTGCCGAATGTGAAGGTGCTTCGGGCCGAGGGTGTCAATGTTTACGACGTGATGAAATATCCCAACCTGGTCGTCACCGAAGGGGCTGTTTCTCAGTTGGAAGGAGCGCTTGCGTCATGA
- the rplC gene encoding 50S ribosomal protein L3 produces MIQGILGKKLGMSQIFAMDGRRIPVTVVEAGPCVVVQKKTVATDGYNALQVGFAPRAAHRVNRPTMGHFKKAGKGAFAFLREFRVENVDDFNVGDEIKCEAFAAGDIVDVIGISKGKGFQGVIKRWNFSGGRSSHGSKFHRGPGSIGCSAWPSRVFKGKKMAGQMGNAQVTTQNLEIIDVRPEQNLILVKGAIPGAKNSLVTIRKGIKAKK; encoded by the coding sequence ATGATACAGGGAATCTTGGGTAAGAAACTGGGAATGTCCCAGATTTTCGCCATGGACGGTCGGCGGATCCCGGTGACGGTGGTTGAGGCTGGCCCCTGCGTGGTCGTGCAGAAGAAGACCGTGGCCACTGATGGTTACAATGCTCTTCAAGTAGGTTTTGCTCCCCGCGCGGCGCACCGCGTCAATCGCCCCACCATGGGTCATTTTAAAAAGGCCGGCAAGGGAGCCTTTGCTTTCCTGCGCGAGTTCCGGGTCGAAAATGTGGACGATTTCAATGTCGGCGACGAAATCAAGTGCGAAGCTTTCGCTGCCGGGGATATCGTGGATGTGATCGGGATCAGCAAAGGTAAGGGTTTCCAGGGCGTTATCAAACGCTGGAATTTCTCCGGTGGCCGTTCAAGCCACGGCTCGAAGTTTCATCGCGGTCCGGGCTCCATCGGCTGCAGCGCCTGGCCTTCCCGGGTTTTCAAGGGGAAGAAGATGGCTGGCCAAATGGGCAACGCCCAGGTTACGACACAAAACCTGGAGATCATCGATGTTCGTCCTGAGCAGAATCTGATTCTCGTCAAGGGCGCGATTCCTGGAGCCAAGAATAGCTTGGTCACGATTCGTAAAGGTATTAAAGCCAAAAAATAG